The proteins below are encoded in one region of Xenopus laevis strain J_2021 chromosome 8L, Xenopus_laevis_v10.1, whole genome shotgun sequence:
- the ttc9.L gene encoding tetratricopeptide repeat domain 9 L homeolog, protein MERGSVTAGFRRDPGQLIHRSLDFKSQGAQCCKDKKYREAIGKYHRALLELKGLPGDDGDNPAATGATQPGRLTDEQRMAVENIEVDCYNSLAACLLQAELVNYERVKEYCLKVLKKEGENFKALYRSGVAFYHLGDYDKALHYLKEAKSRQPTDTNVIRYIQLAEMKLSRSTQREKELS, encoded by the exons ATGGAGCGGGGCAGCGTGACCGCAGGCTTCCGAAGGGACCCGGGGCAGCTCATTCACAGATCTCTGGACTTCAAGAGCCAGGGGGCGCAGTGCTGCAAAGACAAGAAGTACCGAGAGGCCATCGGCAAGTACCACCGGGCGCTGCTGGAGCTGAAGGGACTGCCCGGGGATGATGGGGACAATCCTGCTGCTACAGGCGCAACTCAGCCGGGCAGACTCACGGACGAGCAGAGAATGGCGGTGGAGAACATAGAAGTGGATTGTTACAACAGCCTGGCAG CATGCCTACTGCAAGCGGAGCTGGTGAATTACGAGCGGGTGAAGGAGTACTGCCTGAAAGTCCTTAAGAAGGAAGGGGAGAATTTCAAGGCCCTGTACAGATCCGGCGTGGCCTTCTACCACCTGGGAGACTATGACAAAGCTTTGCACTACTTGAAGGAAGCCAAGAGCCGACAGCCAACAG ACACCAATGTGATCAGGTACATCCAACTGGCTGAGATGAAGCTTAGCAGAAGCACTCAGAGAGAGAAGGAGCTGTCATAG